The following are from one region of the Anolis carolinensis isolate JA03-04 unplaced genomic scaffold, rAnoCar3.1.pri scaffold_18, whole genome shotgun sequence genome:
- the LOC134294636 gene encoding zinc finger protein 135-like, whose amino-acid sequence MHRRRTWDPLWPEREPEIHEIFSKGIIVPLKIKLMLCGKRFSWRSRLLLHERTHTGEKPYNCLECGQNFAHRGSLVSHHRTHTGEKPYKCLECGQSFARRGSLVSHQRTHTGEKPYKCLECGQSFNDCSGLRSHQRTHTGEKPYKCLECGQSFTHSSGLRRHQRTHTGEKPYKCLECGQSFSDCSGIRSHQRTHTGEKPYKCLECGQSFAVSSDLRPHQRTHTGEKPYKCLECGQSFTHNSALHSHQRIHTGEKPYKCLECGQSFAHNSALRAHQRTHTGEKPYTCLECGQSFTERGSQRLHQRTHTGEKPYTCLDCGQSFARRGNLVSHQRTHTGEKPYNCLECGQSFTQKGHLHSHQRTHTGEKPYKCLECGQSFTCSSNLHKHQRIHTGEKPYICLECGQSFARRENLSSHQRTHIGQKP is encoded by the exons ATGCACAGGAGACGGACCTGGGATCCCTTGTGGCCTGAAAGGGAACCTGAAATTCATGAAATCTTCAGTAAAGGGATCATTGTGCCTCTTAAGATTAAACTTATGCTG tgtggaaagagattcagttgGAGGAGCAGGCTGCTActgcatgaaaggactcacactggggagaaaccctataactgcctggagtgtggacagaacttTGCTCATAGGGGAAGTCTAGTTTCACATCacaggactcacactggggagaaaccctataagtgcctggagtgtggacagagcttcgctcgtagGGGAAGTCTagtttcacatcaaaggactcacactggggagaaaccctataaatgcctggagtgtggacagagcttcaatgattgttcaggtctacgttcacatcaaaggactcacactggggagaaaccctataaatgcctggagtgtggacagagcttcactcatagttcaggcctacgtagacatcaaaggactcacactggggagaaaccctataaatgcctggagtgtggacagagcttcagtgaTTGTTCAGGtatacgttcacatcaaaggactcacactggggagaaaccctataaatgcttggagtgtggacagagctttgctgttAGTTCAGATCTACGtccacatcaaaggactcacactggggagaaaccctataaatgcctggagtgtggacagagcttcactcataattcagctctacattcacatcaaaggattcacactggggagaaaccctataaatgcctggagtgtggacagagcttcgctcataATTCAGCTCTACgtgcacatcaaaggactcacactggggagaaaccctatacatgtctggagtgtggacagagcttcactgagagggGAAGTcaacgtttacatcaaaggacccacactggagagaaaccctatacatgcctggactgtggacagagcttcgctcgtagGGGAAATCTagtttcacatcaaaggactcacactggggagaaaccctataactgcctggagtgtggacagagttttactcagaagggacacttacattcccatcaaaggactcacactggggagaaaccctataaatgcctggagtgtggacagagcttcacttgtAGTTCAAATTtacataaacatcaaaggattcacactggggagaaaccctatatatgcctcgagtgtggacagagctttgctcggagGGAAAACCtaagttcacatcaaaggactcacattggGCAAAAACCGTAG